In the genome of Marinilactibacillus sp. Marseille-P9653, one region contains:
- the fusA gene encoding elongation factor G: MAKRKFPLERTRNIGIMAHIDAGKTTTTERILYYTGRIHKIGETHEGASQMDWMEQEQERGITITSAATTAQWNDHRVNIIDTPGHVDFTVEVERSLRVLDGAVAVLDAQSGVEPQTETVWRQATTYGVPRIVFVNKMDKLGANFLDANHSMHDRLMANAHPIQLPIGAEDDFSGIIDLVRMKAFMYGNDLGTEISEEEIPADHMELAEEWRTKLVEAVAEMDEDLMMQYLEGEEISEEQLKEGIRKATLSVEFYPVLVGSAFKNKGVQLLLDAVVDYLPSPLDVPAIQGHAQRDPEEVIERTAGDDKPFSALAFKVMTDPYVGRLTFFRVYSGTLESGSYILNATKDSRERVGRILQMHANSREEIPEVFSGDIAAAVGLKDTTTGDTLCDTDSPVILESMDFPEPVIQVAIEPKSKADQDKMGIALQKLAEEDPTFRAETDQETGETLISGMGELHLDIIVDRMKREFKVEANVGAPQVSYRETFTKQVQSEGKFVRQSGGKGQFGHVWIEFTPNEEGAGFEFEDAVVGGVVPREYIPAVKAGLEASLDNGVLAGYPLVDVKAKLYDGSYHDVDSNETAFKVAASLALKNAAQKAGAVILEPVMAVDVTVPEDYMGDIMGHISARRGNIEGSEQRGNSMIVRGMIPLAEMFGYATTLRSATQGRGTFSMQFDHYDQVPKSIAEEIIKKNGGSDSE, encoded by the coding sequence GTGGCTAAAAGAAAGTTCCCTCTAGAAAGAACACGTAATATTGGTATCATGGCCCACATCGATGCGGGTAAAACAACTACTACAGAGCGTATTCTTTATTATACTGGTCGTATCCACAAAATTGGTGAAACACACGAAGGTGCTTCACAAATGGACTGGATGGAACAGGAACAAGAACGTGGTATTACAATCACTTCAGCAGCTACAACTGCTCAGTGGAATGACCACCGCGTAAACATCATTGATACACCTGGTCACGTGGATTTTACCGTTGAGGTAGAACGTTCACTTCGTGTACTTGATGGTGCCGTTGCAGTACTAGATGCACAATCTGGTGTAGAGCCGCAAACTGAAACAGTTTGGCGTCAAGCTACAACTTATGGTGTTCCTCGTATCGTATTCGTAAACAAAATGGATAAACTAGGTGCCAACTTCCTAGATGCTAACCATTCTATGCATGACCGTCTTATGGCAAATGCTCACCCAATCCAATTACCAATTGGTGCTGAAGATGACTTCTCTGGAATCATCGACTTGGTTCGCATGAAAGCTTTCATGTATGGTAATGACTTGGGAACTGAAATTTCTGAAGAAGAAATTCCAGCTGACCATATGGAATTAGCAGAAGAATGGCGTACTAAATTAGTTGAAGCTGTTGCTGAGATGGATGAAGATCTAATGATGCAATACCTTGAAGGAGAAGAAATCTCTGAAGAGCAACTAAAAGAAGGTATCCGTAAAGCAACATTAAGCGTTGAATTCTACCCAGTATTAGTAGGATCAGCATTTAAAAATAAAGGTGTACAATTGCTATTAGACGCGGTTGTTGACTACCTTCCATCTCCACTTGACGTACCTGCAATTCAAGGACACGCTCAAAGAGATCCAGAAGAAGTCATCGAACGTACTGCTGGCGACGACAAACCTTTCTCAGCATTAGCATTTAAAGTTATGACTGACCCTTATGTAGGTCGTTTGACATTCTTCCGTGTATACTCTGGTACTCTTGAGTCTGGATCTTACATCTTGAATGCAACAAAAGACTCTCGTGAGCGTGTAGGTCGTATCCTACAAATGCACGCAAACTCTCGTGAAGAGATTCCTGAAGTATTCTCTGGAGATATCGCTGCAGCAGTTGGGTTGAAAGACACAACTACTGGTGACACTTTATGTGACACTGACAGCCCGGTAATCCTTGAATCTATGGACTTCCCTGAACCAGTTATCCAAGTAGCGATTGAACCTAAATCAAAAGCTGACCAAGATAAAATGGGTATTGCGTTACAAAAATTAGCGGAAGAAGATCCTACTTTCCGTGCTGAAACTGATCAAGAAACTGGAGAAACACTAATCTCTGGTATGGGTGAGTTACACTTAGACATCATCGTTGACCGTATGAAACGCGAATTCAAAGTTGAAGCTAACGTTGGAGCTCCTCAAGTATCTTACCGTGAAACATTCACTAAACAGGTACAATCAGAAGGTAAATTTGTTCGTCAGTCTGGTGGTAAAGGTCAATTCGGTCACGTATGGATTGAATTTACTCCAAACGAAGAAGGAGCAGGTTTCGAATTTGAAGATGCAGTTGTTGGTGGGGTTGTTCCACGTGAATACATTCCTGCAGTTAAAGCTGGACTAGAAGCTTCTCTAGATAACGGAGTTTTAGCTGGATATCCATTAGTGGATGTTAAAGCAAAACTTTATGATGGTTCTTACCACGATGTCGATTCGAATGAGACGGCATTTAAAGTAGCGGCTTCTCTTGCACTTAAAAATGCAGCTCAAAAAGCCGGTGCAGTAATTCTTGAACCAGTAATGGCTGTAGATGTTACAGTTCCTGAAGATTACATGGGTGATATCATGGGTCACATTTCTGCACGTCGTGGAAATATTGAAGGATCTGAACAACGTGGTAACTCAATGATCGTTAGAGGAATGATTCCTTTAGCTGAGATGTTCGGTTACGCAACTACACTACGTTCTGCTACTCAAGGTCGTGGAACATTCTCTATGCAATTTGACCACTATGATCAAGTTCCTAAGAGTATTGCTGAAGAAATTATCAAGAAAAATGGCGGATCTGACTCAGAATAA
- the rpsG gene encoding 30S ribosomal protein S7 translates to MPRKGPVTKRDVLPDPIYNSKLVSRLINRLMVDGKRGKASTILYDAFAAIKEQTGNDPIEVFEEALKNIMPVLEVKARRVGGSNYQVPVEVRPDRRTTLALRWLVSYARLRGENTMEDRLAKEIMDAANNTGASVRKREEMHRMAEANKAFAHYRW, encoded by the coding sequence ATGCCTCGTAAAGGTCCTGTTACAAAACGTGACGTGTTACCAGATCCAATTTATAATTCTAAATTAGTTTCTCGTTTGATCAACCGTTTAATGGTTGACGGAAAACGTGGAAAAGCTTCTACAATCTTATATGATGCATTCGCTGCTATCAAAGAACAAACTGGAAATGATCCAATCGAAGTGTTTGAAGAAGCATTGAAGAACATTATGCCAGTTCTTGAAGTTAAAGCTCGCCGTGTTGGGGGTTCTAATTACCAAGTACCAGTAGAAGTACGTCCTGATCGTCGTACAACACTAGCATTACGCTGGTTAGTAAGCTACGCGCGTCTTCGTGGAGAAAATACCATGGAAGATCGTTTAGCTAAAGAAATCATGGATGCAGCTAACAACACTGGAGCATCTGTTCGTAAACGCGAAGAAATGCACCGTATGGCTGAAGCTAATAAAGCTTTCGCTCACTACCGTTGGTAA
- the rpsL gene encoding 30S ribosomal protein S12 encodes MPTINQLIRKPRKSKIVKSESPALNRGYNTQKRKQTTVYSPQKRGVCTRVGTMTPKKPNSALRKYARVRLSNMIEVTAYIPGEGHNLQEHSVVLLRGGRVKDLPGVRYHIVRGALDTAGVTDRKQGRSKYGTKKPS; translated from the coding sequence ATGCCTACTATTAATCAATTGATTCGTAAACCTCGTAAATCAAAAATCGTTAAATCTGAATCACCAGCATTAAACAGAGGATATAACACTCAGAAACGTAAACAAACGACTGTATATTCTCCACAAAAACGTGGTGTTTGTACTCGTGTAGGAACAATGACTCCTAAGAAACCAAACTCTGCGTTACGTAAATATGCTCGTGTTCGTTTATCTAACATGATTGAAGTAACTGCATACATTCCAGGAGAAGGACACAACTTGCAAGAACACAGTGTTGTCTTGCTTCGTGGAGGACGTGTTAAAGATTTACCGGGAGTTCGTTACCACATCGTTCGTGGTGCGCTTGATACTGCTGGAGTTACTGATCGTAAACAAGGCCGTTCTAAATACGGTACTAAAAAACCTAGCTAA
- the rpoC gene encoding DNA-directed RNA polymerase subunit beta' gives MIDVNNFESIQIGLASPDKIRSWSFGEVKKPETINYRTLKPEKDGLFCERIFGPTKDYECSCGKYKRVHYKGIVCDRCGVEVTKSKVRRERMGHLELAAPVTHIWYFKGIPSRMGLVLDMSPRALEEIIYFASYVVTDAGDTPLEKKQLMTEREYRERRAQYGNDFRAEIGAEAIKTLLNDVDLVEEVAELKELLQSATGQKRTRAVRRLDILEAFRNSGNHPSWMVMDVVPVIPPELRPMVQLEGGRFATSDLNDLYRRVINRNNRLKRLLDLNAPHIIVQNEKRMLQEAVDALVDNGRRGRAVTGPGNRPLKSLSHMLKGKQGRFRQNLLGKRVDYSGRSVIVVGPSLKMYQCGLPKEMAIELFKPFVMRELVARDIANNIKNAKRKVERLDEEIWEVLEDVIREHPVLLNRAPTLHRLGIQAFEPILVEGKAIRLHPLVCEAYNADFDGDQMAVHVPLSDEAQAEARILMLGAQNILNPKDGKPVVTPSQDMVLGNYYLTMEDAEREGEGMIFSSTSEAIQAYQSGYVHLHSRVGIHTSAIPNKPFTEWQKDKYLITTVGKLIFNEIMPAEFPYLNEPTQANLEKQTPDHYFVAYGTNIPEYIKNQEIVKPFKKNNLGNVIAEVFKRFHVTETSKMLDLMKNLGYKYSTKSGITVGIADISNLKEKEEILEKAHEQVDRIDASHRRGLITEEERYTSVINVWTKTKDLIQDHLMNSLDARNNIFMMSDSGARGNISNFTQLAGMRGLMAAPSGRIMELPITSNFREGLSVLEMFISTHGARKGMTDTALKTADSGYLTRRLVDVAQDVIIREDDCGTKRGLLVTAIKDGNEEIEPLEDRIIGRYARKTVKHPETGAVMVAENELITEDLTKEIIEAGIEEVTIRSVFNCNTNHGVCKKCYGRNLATGRQVEVGEAVGTIAAQSIGQPGTQLTMRTFHTGGVAGDDITQGLPRVQEIFEARHPKGQAMITEVTGEIASIDENPSERTKDIVVKGATDTRTYTLPINARLRVKEGSFIERGDAFNDGSVDPKELLAVSNVLKLQNYLLQEVQRAYRSQGVEIGDKHVEVMVRQMLRKVRVLDPGDTTILPGNLMDIHDFKNQNKATLLSGGLPATARPVLLGITKASLETNSFLSAASFQETTRVLTDAAIRGKNDKLIGLKENVIIGKTIPAGTGMKVYNQMKPKSVGVVSENVYSINDEVNSSPE, from the coding sequence TTGATCGATGTTAATAATTTTGAAAGTATTCAAATTGGATTAGCTTCACCAGATAAGATCCGCAGCTGGTCTTTTGGAGAAGTTAAAAAACCAGAAACAATCAACTACCGAACACTTAAACCTGAAAAAGATGGACTATTCTGTGAGAGAATCTTTGGACCAACTAAAGATTATGAATGTTCTTGTGGTAAATACAAACGAGTGCACTATAAAGGCATCGTCTGTGACCGCTGTGGCGTAGAAGTAACTAAGTCTAAAGTACGTCGTGAACGTATGGGACATTTAGAACTTGCTGCACCAGTAACACACATCTGGTACTTTAAAGGTATTCCAAGTCGTATGGGTCTTGTGCTTGATATGAGTCCTCGTGCGCTGGAAGAAATTATCTATTTTGCATCTTACGTTGTAACAGATGCGGGTGATACACCACTTGAGAAAAAACAATTGATGACAGAACGCGAATACCGTGAGCGTCGTGCACAGTACGGAAATGATTTCCGCGCTGAAATCGGAGCTGAAGCAATCAAAACATTATTAAATGATGTTGACCTTGTGGAAGAAGTCGCAGAACTTAAAGAACTATTACAGTCTGCAACTGGACAAAAACGTACAAGAGCGGTTCGTCGTCTAGATATTCTAGAAGCTTTCCGTAACTCTGGTAACCACCCATCATGGATGGTTATGGATGTTGTTCCTGTTATCCCTCCTGAACTTAGACCAATGGTTCAACTTGAAGGTGGACGTTTTGCAACAAGTGATTTAAATGACCTTTATAGACGTGTAATCAACCGTAACAATCGTCTGAAAAGATTATTGGACTTGAATGCACCGCACATCATCGTTCAAAACGAGAAACGCATGCTACAAGAAGCGGTAGATGCTTTAGTAGATAATGGTCGTCGTGGACGTGCTGTAACTGGACCAGGTAACCGTCCGCTTAAATCTCTTTCGCATATGCTTAAAGGGAAACAAGGACGTTTCCGTCAGAATCTACTGGGTAAACGTGTAGATTATTCTGGACGTTCCGTTATCGTAGTAGGACCAAGCCTTAAGATGTATCAATGTGGTCTTCCAAAAGAAATGGCCATTGAGCTCTTCAAGCCTTTTGTAATGAGAGAACTTGTTGCAAGAGATATTGCAAACAATATCAAAAACGCTAAACGTAAAGTAGAGCGTTTGGATGAAGAAATCTGGGAAGTTCTTGAAGACGTTATTCGTGAACATCCAGTTCTTCTTAACCGAGCACCTACATTACACCGTTTAGGTATTCAAGCATTTGAACCGATCTTAGTAGAAGGAAAAGCGATCCGTCTTCACCCATTAGTATGTGAGGCATACAATGCCGATTTCGATGGGGACCAAATGGCGGTTCACGTGCCTCTAAGTGACGAAGCTCAAGCAGAAGCACGTATCTTAATGCTTGGTGCGCAAAATATCTTGAACCCTAAAGATGGTAAACCAGTTGTTACACCTTCTCAGGATATGGTTTTGGGTAACTACTACCTGACTATGGAAGATGCAGAACGTGAAGGCGAAGGTATGATCTTCTCAAGCACTTCTGAAGCGATTCAAGCTTACCAAAGCGGTTATGTACACTTGCATTCACGTGTAGGAATCCATACATCGGCAATTCCAAACAAACCATTTACAGAATGGCAAAAAGACAAGTATTTGATTACAACTGTCGGAAAATTAATCTTCAACGAGATTATGCCTGCAGAATTCCCTTACTTGAATGAACCAACTCAAGCGAACCTAGAAAAACAAACACCAGATCATTACTTTGTTGCTTACGGTACAAACATTCCTGAGTACATTAAAAATCAAGAAATCGTTAAACCGTTCAAGAAAAATAACTTAGGAAATGTTATCGCGGAAGTCTTCAAGAGATTCCACGTTACAGAAACGTCTAAGATGCTCGATCTTATGAAAAACCTTGGATATAAATATTCAACTAAATCAGGGATCACTGTAGGGATCGCGGATATTTCTAACCTAAAAGAAAAAGAAGAAATTCTTGAAAAAGCACATGAGCAAGTAGATCGTATCGATGCTTCTCACAGACGTGGTCTGATCACTGAAGAAGAGCGTTACACTTCAGTTATCAATGTCTGGACGAAAACAAAAGATTTGATTCAAGATCACTTGATGAACTCTTTAGATGCACGTAACAATATCTTTATGATGAGTGATTCAGGAGCTCGTGGTAACATCTCCAACTTTACCCAATTAGCGGGTATGCGTGGACTAATGGCGGCTCCAAGTGGACGTATCATGGAACTTCCAATCACTTCAAACTTCCGTGAAGGACTTTCAGTTCTTGAGATGTTCATCTCTACCCACGGTGCTCGTAAAGGTATGACGGATACGGCCCTTAAAACAGCCGATTCTGGTTACTTGACTCGTCGTCTAGTAGACGTTGCGCAAGATGTCATCATCCGTGAAGACGATTGTGGAACAAAACGTGGACTTCTTGTTACAGCCATCAAAGATGGAAACGAAGAAATCGAGCCGCTTGAAGATCGTATCATCGGACGTTACGCTCGTAAAACGGTTAAGCATCCTGAAACTGGTGCAGTAATGGTTGCAGAAAACGAACTGATCACAGAAGATCTTACAAAAGAAATTATTGAAGCTGGTATCGAAGAAGTTACGATTCGTTCCGTATTCAACTGTAATACAAATCACGGTGTATGTAAGAAATGTTATGGTCGTAACTTAGCAACTGGCCGTCAAGTAGAAGTTGGAGAAGCAGTTGGAACAATTGCTGCTCAATCTATCGGACAACCAGGTACTCAGTTGACAATGCGTACATTCCATACCGGTGGGGTTGCCGGAGACGATATTACACAAGGTTTACCTCGTGTACAAGAGATCTTTGAAGCACGTCACCCTAAAGGGCAAGCGATGATTACTGAGGTTACAGGAGAAATTGCATCAATCGATGAAAATCCATCTGAACGTACTAAAGATATCGTAGTTAAGGGTGCAACAGATACACGTACCTATACACTTCCAATCAATGCGCGTCTGCGTGTTAAAGAAGGAAGCTTTATCGAACGTGGAGATGCATTTAATGATGGTTCAGTAGATCCTAAAGAACTGTTAGCGGTCAGTAATGTACTCAAATTACAAAACTACCTGTTACAAGAAGTTCAAAGAGCTTACCGTAGCCAAGGGGTAGAAATTGGAGATAAACACGTTGAAGTTATGGTTCGTCAAATGCTCCGTAAAGTACGCGTGCTGGATCCGGGGGATACAACGATCCTTCCAGGTAACTTGATGGATATTCATGATTTCAAAAATCAAAATAAAGCAACTTTACTATCTGGTGGATTACCAGCAACTGCTCGTCCTGTTTTACTGGGTATTACAAAAGCATCACTTGAAACGAATAGTTTCTTGTCAGCTGCTTCATTCCAAGAAACAACTCGAGTGTTAACAGATGCTGCCATTCGTGGTAAAAACGATAAACTGATCGGATTGAAAGAGAATGTTATCATTGGTAAGACGATTCCTGCCGGAACAGGTATGAAAGTCTATAACCAAATGAAACCAAAAAGCGTCGGTGTTGTAAGTGAGAATGTTTACAGCATCAACGATGAAGTCAATTCGTCTCCAGAATAA
- the rpoB gene encoding DNA-directed RNA polymerase subunit beta: protein MKRLAGHNVNYGKHRIRKSFSRINEVLELPNLIEIQTDSYEWFLEDGLREMFKDISPIEDFSGNLSLEFTDYKLQQPKYTVDEARQHDSNYSAPLYVKLRLINKETGEVKEQEVFFGDFPLMTEQGTFIINGAERVIVSQLVRSPGVYFSPKVEKNGMEGFGTTVIPNRGAWLEYETDSKGLSNVRIDRTRKIPLSVLVRALGFGSDDEIMDLFGANESLKATLEKDIHKNSADSRVEEALKDVYERLRPGEPKTADSSRSLLTTRFFDPKRYDLARVGRYKINKKLDLKIRLMGLTLAETLVDPETGEILAKEGTIVTRDVMDNLGEHIDNGLGGITIHPSDEGVVPEPIDLQVVKVYSPIDSDRIINIIGNATPDREIKYVIPADMIASMSYFFNLQEGVGETDDIDHLGNRRIRSVGELLQNQFRIGLSRMERVVRERMSIQDTSTTTPQQLVNIRPVVASIKEFFGSSQLSQFMDQTNPLGELTHKRRLSALGPGGLTRDRAGYEVRDVHYSHYGRMCPIETPEGPNIGLINSLSTYAKINEYGFIETPYRKVDRENLRVTDEIHYLTADVEDLYVVAQANAPLNADGTFTNDIVLARTKNKNEEIDVTKVDYMDVSPKQVVSVATASIPFLENDDSNRALMGANMQRQAVPLMQPEAPLVGTGIEHLAARDSGAAIIAKHDGVVEYVDAKQVRVRREDGTLDQYNIAKFKRSNAGTSYNQRALVSKDEKVDKGDILADGPSMENGEMALGRNPLIAFTTFDGYNFEDAIIMSERLVKDDVYTSIHIEEFESEARDTKLGPEEITRELPNVGEDALKHLDDRGIIRIGAEVKDGDILVGKVTPKGVSELSAEEKLLHAIFGEKAREVRDTSLRVPHGGGGIVHDVKIFTREAGDELSPGVNFLVRVFIVQKRKINVGDKMAGRHGNKGVISLILPEEDMPFMPDGTPVDIMLNPLGVPSRMNIGQVIELHMGMAARKLGIHIASPVFDGAHEEDIWETIKEAGMDDDAKTVLYDGRTGEEFDNKVSVGVMYYIKLAHMVDDKLHARSTGPYSLVTQQPLGGKAQFGGQRFGEMEVWALEAYGAAYTLQEILTYKSDDVVGRVKTYEAIVKGEPIPRPGVPESFRVLVKELQSLGLDLKVLDKESLAIDLQDTEEDDDYGNVDSLEEMKKEQDIKRAEEAQQRADEEALTETQEQETE, encoded by the coding sequence GTGAAGAGGTTGGCAGGCCATAATGTGAATTACGGTAAACACCGTATAAGAAAAAGTTTTTCACGAATCAACGAAGTGCTGGAACTCCCGAATTTGATCGAAATACAGACAGATTCATACGAATGGTTTTTAGAAGACGGATTGAGAGAGATGTTTAAAGACATTTCACCAATCGAGGATTTTTCTGGAAATCTTTCACTGGAGTTTACAGATTACAAACTACAACAACCAAAATATACAGTGGATGAAGCAAGACAACATGATTCAAACTACTCTGCTCCACTGTACGTTAAATTACGCTTGATCAACAAAGAAACAGGAGAAGTTAAAGAGCAAGAAGTATTCTTTGGCGATTTCCCGCTAATGACAGAACAAGGTACATTTATCATCAATGGTGCGGAACGTGTTATCGTTTCTCAATTAGTTCGTTCGCCAGGTGTTTATTTCAGCCCTAAAGTTGAAAAGAACGGTATGGAAGGCTTTGGAACAACTGTTATTCCTAACCGTGGAGCTTGGTTAGAATATGAAACGGATTCTAAAGGTTTGTCTAACGTCCGTATTGACCGTACACGTAAGATTCCGTTAAGTGTCTTAGTACGTGCATTAGGATTTGGATCAGATGATGAAATCATGGATCTTTTCGGAGCCAACGAAAGCCTTAAAGCTACATTAGAAAAAGATATTCACAAAAACAGTGCAGATTCTCGAGTAGAAGAAGCCTTGAAAGATGTTTACGAACGTCTACGTCCAGGTGAGCCGAAAACAGCAGACTCATCAAGAAGTTTACTGACAACTCGTTTCTTTGATCCTAAGCGTTACGATCTAGCTCGAGTAGGACGTTATAAAATCAATAAAAAACTAGATCTTAAAATTCGTTTGATGGGACTGACTTTAGCAGAAACATTGGTAGACCCTGAAACAGGTGAAATTCTAGCTAAAGAAGGTACAATCGTTACACGTGATGTAATGGATAATCTTGGAGAGCACATTGATAACGGACTTGGTGGCATTACAATTCACCCTTCAGATGAAGGGGTTGTACCAGAGCCAATCGATCTTCAAGTTGTCAAAGTATACTCACCAATCGATTCTGACCGTATAATCAACATCATTGGAAATGCGACGCCAGATCGTGAAATCAAATACGTGATTCCTGCGGATATGATTGCTTCAATGAGTTATTTCTTCAACCTTCAAGAAGGTGTTGGCGAAACAGATGATATTGATCACCTGGGTAACCGTCGTATCCGTTCTGTTGGAGAATTACTACAAAATCAATTCCGTATTGGACTATCTCGTATGGAACGTGTTGTACGTGAACGTATGTCTATTCAAGACACGTCTACAACAACACCTCAACAACTGGTTAATATTCGTCCAGTCGTTGCGTCGATCAAAGAATTCTTTGGATCTTCACAACTATCACAATTCATGGATCAAACGAACCCACTTGGAGAGTTGACACATAAGAGACGTCTATCTGCACTTGGACCCGGTGGTTTGACACGTGACCGTGCTGGATACGAAGTTCGAGATGTTCACTATTCCCACTATGGCCGTATGTGCCCGATTGAAACGCCTGAGGGACCGAATATCGGTCTGATCAATAGTTTGTCGACATACGCTAAAATCAATGAGTATGGATTTATCGAAACACCTTACCGTAAAGTAGACCGTGAAAACTTGCGAGTAACAGATGAAATTCATTATCTGACAGCAGATGTGGAAGATTTATATGTAGTAGCTCAGGCTAATGCACCACTTAATGCGGATGGCACATTCACAAATGACATCGTGCTTGCGCGTACGAAAAACAAAAACGAAGAAATCGATGTAACAAAAGTTGATTACATGGATGTATCTCCTAAACAGGTTGTTTCTGTAGCGACTGCAAGTATTCCTTTCTTGGAAAACGATGACTCCAACCGTGCTTTGATGGGTGCAAACATGCAACGTCAAGCAGTGCCATTGATGCAACCGGAAGCACCACTTGTTGGTACAGGTATCGAACACCTTGCCGCGCGTGATTCTGGAGCTGCGATCATTGCAAAACATGACGGAGTCGTTGAGTATGTTGATGCAAAACAAGTTCGTGTTCGTAGAGAAGACGGAACGTTAGATCAGTACAATATTGCGAAATTCAAACGCTCAAATGCTGGAACATCTTACAACCAGCGTGCCTTAGTGAGTAAGGACGAAAAAGTAGACAAGGGAGACATTTTAGCGGATGGCCCGTCTATGGAAAATGGAGAAATGGCTCTTGGCCGTAACCCACTGATTGCCTTTACAACATTCGACGGTTATAACTTTGAAGATGCGATCATCATGAGTGAGCGTCTGGTTAAAGATGATGTCTACACATCTATTCATATTGAAGAATTTGAATCAGAAGCACGTGATACAAAACTCGGACCTGAAGAAATCACACGTGAATTACCAAACGTCGGAGAAGATGCTTTAAAACATCTTGATGACCGCGGAATTATTCGTATCGGTGCAGAAGTAAAAGACGGAGACATCCTAGTTGGTAAAGTAACGCCTAAAGGTGTATCTGAATTATCTGCAGAAGAAAAACTGTTGCATGCAATCTTTGGAGAAAAAGCACGTGAAGTTCGTGATACATCTCTACGCGTGCCACACGGTGGCGGCGGAATTGTACACGACGTTAAGATCTTCACTCGTGAAGCTGGAGACGAATTATCACCAGGCGTTAACTTCTTGGTACGTGTATTCATCGTTCAAAAACGTAAAATCAACGTTGGAGATAAAATGGCGGGTCGTCACGGAAACAAAGGGGTTATCTCTTTGATCCTTCCTGAAGAAGATATGCCATTCATGCCAGATGGAACACCAGTAGATATCATGCTGAACCCACTAGGTGTACCATCACGTATGAATATCGGTCAAGTTATCGAACTTCATATGGGTATGGCTGCACGTAAACTTGGTATCCACATTGCCTCTCCAGTATTTGATGGGGCGCATGAGGAAGATATCTGGGAAACAATCAAAGAAGCTGGCATGGACGACGATGCAAAAACGGTCTTATATGATGGACGTACAGGAGAAGAGTTTGACAATAAAGTATCTGTCGGCGTTATGTACTACATCAAACTGGCTCACATGGTCGATGATAAACTTCATGCTCGTTCAACTGGACCCTACTCTTTAGTTACACAACAACCGCTGGGTGGTAAAGCTCAGTTCGGTGGACAACGTTTCGGAGAGATGGAAGTTTGGGCACTGGAAGCATATGGTGCAGCTTATACCCTACAAGAGATTCTGACATATAAATCAGATGATGTAGTGGGTCGTGTGAAAACTTATGAAGCGATCGTTAAAGGCGAGCCAATTCCACGTCCAGGTGTACCAGAATCATTCCGAGTACTTGTAAAAGAGTTACAGTCACTAGGACTGGATCTTAAAGTACTTGATAAAGAGAGCTTAGCAATCGATCTTCAAGACACAGAAGAAGACGATGACTACGGCAATGTAGATTCTTTAGAAGAAATGAAAAAAGAACAAGACATCAAACGTGCTGAAGAAGCGCAGCAACGCGCTGACGAAGAAGCATTAACTGAAACACAAGAACAAGAAACAGAGTAA
- a CDS encoding class I SAM-dependent methyltransferase, producing MSDHYYTNDPQSKSDQQSWTTQLKGFDFTFHTDSGVFSKEKVDYGSKVLLDAVYLTEFPEGSLLDVGCGYGPIGLTLAKLDRDRVVEMVDINERALSLAKKNAATNGVNNVSIHASSLYETVTHKVFAGIFSNPPIRAGKETVHKVLEEAVNHLAVGGYLVIVIQKKQGAPSAQKKMAEVFGNVERIALDRGYWILRSQKVSS from the coding sequence ATGAGCGATCACTATTATACAAATGACCCACAATCAAAAAGCGATCAACAATCCTGGACGACACAACTGAAAGGATTCGACTTTACGTTTCACACGGATTCTGGAGTATTTTCAAAAGAAAAAGTTGATTATGGTTCCAAGGTATTGCTTGATGCAGTCTATTTAACAGAATTTCCAGAAGGTTCGCTACTAGATGTTGGGTGTGGGTATGGCCCAATCGGATTAACGCTGGCAAAACTTGATCGCGATAGAGTAGTTGAAATGGTAGACATCAATGAACGTGCCCTTTCACTTGCGAAGAAGAATGCTGCAACCAACGGTGTGAATAACGTTTCGATTCATGCATCTTCTTTGTATGAAACCGTAACGCATAAGGTATTTGCAGGAATTTTTTCAAACCCGCCAATAAGAGCAGGCAAAGAAACAGTTCATAAAGTGCTGGAAGAAGCGGTCAATCATCTGGCGGTTGGAGGTTACTTGGTTATTGTTATCCAGAAGAAACAGGGGGCACCGAGTGCACAGAAGAAAATGGCCGAAGTATTTGGAAATGTAGAACGAATTGCGCTAGACAGAGGGTACTGGATTTTAAGATCTCAAAAGGTCTCTTCATAG